One genomic window of Oscillospiraceae bacterium includes the following:
- a CDS encoding metal ABC transporter ATP-binding protein yields the protein MALITCQDASFGYEGKTAVSGLRFAVHRGDYLCVVGENGSGKSTLIQGLLRLKAPQAGGVLMGDGLRLDEIGYLPQQTAVQKDFPASVYEVILSGCLSHRGLRPFYTRRDKADAETNMERLGLTALRSHCYRELSGGQQQRVRLARALCATRTLLLLDEPVAGLDPVMTGELYRLIKDLNGAGLTIIMVSHDVRSAVRDASHILQLRHTQVFFGLTKEYMTSRAGIEFLGLPPQATGDAHAEGAGASGEGEGGTRHV from the coding sequence ATGGCGCTGATCACCTGTCAGGACGCCTCGTTTGGCTATGAGGGCAAGACCGCCGTCAGCGGCCTGCGTTTTGCCGTCCACCGCGGGGACTACCTCTGCGTGGTCGGGGAAAACGGCTCCGGCAAAAGCACGCTCATACAGGGGCTCCTGCGGCTAAAGGCCCCGCAGGCCGGGGGCGTCCTGATGGGTGACGGCCTTCGGCTGGACGAGATCGGCTACCTGCCGCAGCAGACTGCTGTACAAAAGGACTTCCCGGCCAGCGTATACGAGGTCATTCTCTCCGGCTGTCTGTCCCACCGCGGCCTGCGCCCGTTTTACACCCGGCGGGACAAGGCGGACGCGGAGACCAACATGGAGCGGCTCGGGCTCACGGCGCTGCGCAGCCACTGTTACCGCGAACTCTCCGGCGGCCAGCAGCAGAGGGTGCGGCTGGCCCGCGCCCTCTGCGCCACAAGGACGCTGCTGCTGCTCGACGAACCGGTCGCCGGGCTGGATCCGGTGATGACCGGAGAGCTCTACCGGCTGATCAAAGACTTAAACGGCGCGGGTCTCACCATCATTATGGTCTCCCACGACGTCCGCAGCGCGGTGCGAGACGCGAGCCACATCTTACAGCTCCGGCACACGCAGGTGTTTTTCGGCCTGACGAAAGAGTATATGACCTCCCGCGCGGGGATCGAATTTCTGGGCCTCCCCCCGCAGGCCACGGGGGACGCGCACGCCGAAGGAGCCGGTGCAAGCGGCGAAGGCGAAGGAGGAACGCGGCATGTTTGA
- a CDS encoding metal ABC transporter substrate-binding protein has protein sequence MKRWIACALAGLILATGAAGCSPTGALNTGDKNENDGRLSVVATTFAPFDFARVIAGDKADVSMLLPPAAESHSFEPTPQDTIQVQNCDVFLYVGGDSDAWVDDVLSSMDVSHMKIITLMDCVEVVEEEIVEGMEDDEHDHEEEEEEEEHEDPEEEGPEYDEHVWTSPRNAKLIVQKISDTLCEADAANADTYRQNATSYQAELDKLDAAFQEVVSGARRKTIVLGDRFPFRYFADAYGLDYFAAFPGCSTETEPSAATVAFLIDKINAEQIPVVFHIELSNEKMADAISEATGAQVRLLHAAHNISKTDFTNGVGYLDVMWENVDTLKEALG, from the coding sequence ATGAAACGATGGATCGCCTGTGCCCTCGCGGGTCTCATTCTGGCCACGGGGGCGGCCGGTTGCAGCCCGACCGGGGCACTGAACACCGGCGATAAAAACGAGAACGACGGCCGGCTGAGCGTGGTCGCCACGACGTTCGCGCCCTTCGACTTCGCGCGCGTGATCGCGGGCGACAAGGCCGACGTGTCCATGCTCCTGCCGCCCGCCGCCGAAAGTCACTCCTTCGAGCCGACGCCGCAGGATACCATCCAGGTGCAAAACTGCGACGTGTTTCTCTATGTCGGCGGCGACTCCGACGCCTGGGTGGACGATGTGCTCTCATCGATGGACGTAAGCCACATGAAGATCATCACGCTGATGGACTGCGTGGAGGTGGTGGAGGAAGAGATCGTCGAGGGCATGGAAGACGACGAACACGACCACGAGGAAGAAGAAGAGGAAGAGGAGCACGAAGACCCTGAAGAGGAGGGGCCTGAGTACGATGAACATGTCTGGACGTCTCCGCGGAACGCCAAATTGATCGTACAAAAGATCTCCGACACGCTCTGCGAGGCGGACGCCGCGAACGCCGATACCTACCGGCAAAACGCGACGTCGTACCAAGCCGAGCTCGACAAGCTCGACGCCGCCTTCCAGGAAGTGGTAAGCGGCGCGCGGCGCAAGACGATCGTCCTCGGCGACCGGTTCCCATTTCGCTATTTCGCGGACGCTTACGGTCTCGATTACTTTGCCGCTTTCCCCGGCTGCTCCACCGAGACGGAGCCGAGCGCGGCGACCGTGGCCTTTTTGATCGACAAGATCAACGCGGAACAGATCCCGGTCGTCTTTCACATCGAGCTCTCGAATGAAAAGATGGCGGACGCCATCAGCGAGGCCACCGGCGCGCAGGTGCGCCTTCTCCACGCGGCGCACAACATCTCTAAGACGGACTTTACAAACGGCGTCGGATATCTGGACGTGATGTGGGAAAATGTGGATACTTTGAAGGAGGCCTTGGGATAA
- the hemW gene encoding radical SAM family heme chaperone HemW encodes MGQTVGLYFHIPFCQKKCDYCDFYSVPDGDERAKQTYAKALSAHLTETAPALTRHTVDTVYFGGGTPPVLGFKPLHALMDLIRRRLPLAAGAEITLEANPGTVDGKLLAKLRRAGFNRLSLGVQSLDDDTLALLGRVHNARQARAAFDEARAAGFDNIGVDLLYGLPGQTTQEWRATLLETVAWAPEHISCYGLKLEEGTPLWRDRADYVFPDDDTQADQYLAAVAALEENGYLQYEISNFAKPGRVSRHNLKYWTLAPYIGLGPSACSDFGGRRWSYVRDFTGYVRGVLDGGDILRELEEIPIEARAAEYLMLRLRTADGVSGNEYVRLYKQSFEPIERALEAQAARGLARSEGDRWRLTPQGFLLSNRIIADVLDARSEGM; translated from the coding sequence ATGGGGCAGACCGTGGGGCTGTATTTCCACATTCCGTTTTGCCAAAAAAAATGCGACTACTGCGACTTCTATTCGGTGCCGGACGGGGACGAGCGCGCCAAACAGACTTACGCCAAGGCGCTGTCCGCCCACCTGACGGAGACGGCGCCCGCCCTCACGCGTCACACGGTGGACACAGTCTATTTTGGCGGCGGCACGCCGCCGGTACTGGGTTTCAAACCGCTGCACGCGCTGATGGATCTTATCCGGCGGCGCCTCCCGCTGGCCGCCGGCGCGGAGATCACGCTGGAGGCAAACCCCGGCACTGTGGATGGCAAATTGCTGGCAAAGCTCCGGCGGGCGGGTTTCAACCGTCTCTCTCTCGGCGTGCAGTCGCTGGACGACGACACGCTCGCCCTGCTGGGGCGGGTCCACAACGCGCGCCAGGCCCGGGCCGCCTTCGATGAGGCGCGGGCGGCCGGTTTTGACAACATCGGCGTCGATCTGCTCTACGGCCTGCCTGGGCAGACAACGCAGGAGTGGCGCGCGACGCTGCTTGAGACCGTCGCATGGGCGCCAGAACACATCTCCTGCTACGGCCTCAAACTGGAGGAGGGCACGCCGCTCTGGCGCGACCGGGCCGACTACGTCTTCCCCGACGACGACACACAGGCCGATCAATATCTGGCCGCCGTCGCCGCATTGGAAGAAAATGGATATCTCCAATATGAGATCTCGAATTTTGCCAAACCCGGGCGCGTCTCGCGCCACAATTTAAAGTACTGGACACTGGCGCCCTACATCGGTCTCGGTCCGTCGGCCTGTTCGGACTTTGGCGGTCGGCGCTGGTCGTATGTCCGCGACTTCACGGGTTACGTGCGCGGCGTGCTGGACGGCGGCGACATCCTGCGCGAGCTGGAGGAGATCCCCATCGAGGCGCGGGCGGCGGAGTACCTGATGCTGCGCCTGCGCACGGCGGACGGCGTGTCGGGCAACGAGTATGTCCGTCTTTACAAGCAGAGTTTCGAACCCATCGAGCGCGCCCTGGAGGCCCAAGCCGCCCGCGGTCTCGCCCGCAGCGAAGGGGACCGCTGGCGTCTGACGCCGCAAGGATTTTTGCTCTCCAACCGGATCATCGCGGACGTACTGGACGCACGGTCGGAGGGGATGTGA
- the lepA gene encoding translation elongation factor 4 has protein sequence MLRNFCIIAHIDHGKSTLADRLIESTHAVAQREMADQILDNMELERERGITIKARAVRLDYTAADGQAYVLNLIDTPGHVDFNYEVSRSLAACEGALLVVDAAQGIEAQTLANTYLALEHDLEVLPILNKIDLPSADPERAIQEIEHVIGLPALDAPRVSAKLGQGIDAVLEAIVSGIPAPSGDADAPLRALIFDSQYDSYRGVIVYIRLMEGRLQPGQVIRMMATGAVFEVVETGVLRPLGMEPCADGLTAGEVGYFTASIKTVRDTQVGDTVTDDARPAAQPLPGYRRAQPMVFSGVYPADGAKYPDLRDALDKLKLNDASLTFEPETSVALGYGFRCGFLGLLHMEIIQERLEREYNLDLITTAPSVIYKIHRTNGETVLIDNPLNYPNPTELDYPEEPFVKANVLTPSEYVGSIMDLCQERRGTFRDMKYLDADRVEMHYDLPLGEIIYEFCDALKSRTRGYASLDYEFSEYRKSDLVKLDVLLNGDSVDALSFIVHAEKAYPRARRIAEKLKDNIPRQMFEVPVQVAIGGKIIARETVKALRKDVLAKCYGGDITRKKKLLEKQKEGKKRMRSLGSVEVPQEAFMAVLKLDE, from the coding sequence ATGCTGCGCAATTTTTGCATCATCGCTCACATCGACCACGGGAAATCTACGCTGGCCGACCGGTTGATTGAGTCCACCCACGCGGTGGCTCAGCGTGAGATGGCCGACCAGATCCTGGACAACATGGAGCTGGAACGCGAGCGGGGCATTACGATTAAGGCGCGCGCCGTGCGGCTCGACTACACGGCGGCCGACGGGCAGGCGTATGTGCTGAATCTCATCGACACGCCGGGCCATGTGGATTTCAACTACGAGGTGTCCCGCAGCCTGGCCGCCTGCGAAGGCGCGCTGCTGGTGGTGGACGCCGCGCAGGGTATCGAGGCGCAGACCCTGGCCAACACCTACCTGGCGCTCGAACACGACCTTGAGGTCCTGCCGATCCTCAACAAGATCGACCTGCCCTCCGCCGACCCGGAGCGGGCCATTCAGGAGATCGAACATGTCATCGGTCTGCCCGCTCTGGACGCGCCCCGCGTTTCGGCCAAGCTGGGGCAGGGCATCGACGCGGTGCTGGAAGCCATTGTGTCCGGCATCCCCGCGCCCTCGGGCGACGCGGACGCACCGCTGCGCGCGCTGATCTTCGACAGCCAATACGACTCTTACCGGGGCGTCATCGTCTACATCCGGCTGATGGAGGGGCGGCTGCAGCCGGGGCAGGTCATTCGCATGATGGCGACCGGCGCGGTGTTCGAGGTCGTGGAGACCGGCGTGCTGCGCCCGCTCGGGATGGAACCGTGCGCCGACGGGCTCACGGCCGGCGAGGTGGGCTACTTCACCGCCTCGATCAAAACCGTGCGCGACACCCAGGTGGGCGATACGGTCACCGACGACGCCCGGCCCGCCGCGCAGCCGCTGCCCGGCTACCGCCGCGCGCAGCCGATGGTTTTTTCCGGCGTCTACCCGGCCGACGGCGCCAAGTACCCGGACCTGCGCGACGCGCTGGACAAGCTGAAGCTGAACGACGCCTCCCTGACCTTCGAACCGGAGACCTCGGTGGCGCTGGGCTACGGCTTTCGCTGCGGCTTTTTGGGTCTTTTGCACATGGAGATCATCCAGGAACGTCTGGAGCGGGAATATAACCTGGACCTCATCACGACCGCGCCCAGCGTCATCTACAAGATCCACCGGACAAACGGCGAGACCGTGCTGATCGACAACCCGCTCAACTACCCGAACCCCACGGAGCTCGACTACCCGGAGGAACCCTTTGTCAAGGCGAACGTCCTGACGCCCTCCGAGTACGTCGGGAGTATCATGGACCTGTGTCAGGAACGGCGCGGGACGTTTCGCGACATGAAATATCTCGACGCCGACCGGGTGGAGATGCATTACGATCTGCCGCTTGGCGAGATCATCTATGAGTTCTGCGACGCGCTCAAATCCCGTACGCGCGGGTACGCATCACTCGACTACGAATTTTCCGAGTACCGCAAAAGCGATCTTGTCAAGCTGGACGTTCTTTTGAACGGCGACTCGGTGGACGCGCTGAGCTTCATCGTCCACGCCGAAAAGGCCTACCCGCGCGCGCGGCGCATCGCAGAGAAGCTGAAGGACAACATCCCCCGGCAGATGTTCGAGGTGCCGGTGCAGGTGGCGATCGGCGGGAAGATCATCGCCCGCGAGACCGTCAAGGCCCTGCGCAAGGACGTGCTGGCCAAATGCTACGGCGGCGACATCACCCGGAAGAAGAAGCTGCTCGAAAAACAGAAAGAGGGCAAGAAGCGCATGCGCAGCCTCGGCAGCGTCGAAGTGCCGCAGGAGGCCTTTATGGCCGTATTGAAACTGGACGAGTAG
- a CDS encoding CtsR family transcriptional regulator, with protein sequence MAMSDLIEKFLLQMLEELGGVAELQRGELAERFSCVPSQINYVLMTRFSPEHGFLVESRRGGGGYIRITRVSPEPTALLMHAINAVGEAIDGPSAAAFLKNLLQAGVLSLGAARLIGAALGDAALRAVPRERRDAVRAGILKQCLVHTYYSL encoded by the coding sequence ATGGCGATGAGCGATCTGATCGAGAAATTCCTGCTCCAGATGCTTGAGGAGCTGGGCGGCGTCGCCGAACTGCAGCGCGGCGAATTGGCCGAGCGGTTTTCCTGTGTGCCCAGCCAGATAAACTATGTGCTGATGACGCGCTTCAGCCCCGAGCACGGGTTCCTTGTGGAGAGCCGGCGGGGCGGCGGCGGGTATATCCGCATCACCCGTGTCTCCCCGGAGCCGACGGCGCTGCTGATGCATGCGATCAACGCCGTCGGGGAGGCGATTGACGGCCCGAGCGCCGCCGCCTTTTTAAAGAACCTGCTGCAGGCGGGCGTGCTGTCGCTCGGGGCGGCGCGTCTGATCGGGGCCGCGCTGGGCGACGCCGCGCTGCGCGCTGTCCCGCGGGAGCGCCGGGACGCCGTGCGGGCCGGCATTCTCAAACAGTGTCTGGTACACACGTACTACAGTCTGTGA
- a CDS encoding UvrB/UvrC motif-containing protein, whose product MLCQHCGQHEATRFYRTTANGKTQELCLCQACAAAAGLEGEFPQNFPVFLGDMPAILSDMMGLRAPAGRQVRGVCPSCGANLQEISRTGKAGCAACYTHFQAVLLPYIRKMHGNAVHTGRAPRGQRAELRRRSERTQLEAQLQEAIGAQAFERAAELRDEIKRLEKEV is encoded by the coding sequence ATGTTGTGTCAACATTGCGGACAGCATGAGGCCACCCGGTTTTACCGCACGACGGCAAACGGCAAAACCCAGGAACTCTGCCTCTGCCAGGCATGCGCGGCCGCGGCCGGGCTGGAGGGCGAGTTTCCGCAAAATTTCCCCGTTTTCTTGGGCGACATGCCGGCCATCCTGTCCGACATGATGGGCTTGCGGGCCCCGGCGGGCCGGCAGGTGCGGGGGGTCTGTCCGTCCTGCGGCGCCAACCTGCAGGAGATTTCACGGACGGGCAAAGCCGGCTGCGCGGCCTGCTACACCCATTTTCAGGCGGTGCTCCTGCCCTACATCCGCAAGATGCACGGCAATGCGGTTCACACCGGCCGGGCCCCCCGCGGGCAGCGCGCGGAGCTGCGCCGCCGGAGCGAACGGACCCAGCTGGAAGCGCAGCTGCAAGAGGCGATCGGCGCGCAGGCGTTCGAACGCGCCGCCGAGCTGCGTGACGAGATCAAACGGCTGGAGAAGGAGGTGTGA
- a CDS encoding protein arginine kinase: MAADKKKEEARRDVYDDIAVSTRIRLARNLADIPFPGRMSDEQAEEILEKVSGLFRPLADGARFHTVRLTKENRLEARVLVEKHLISPEFAGSDRPHGVILSEERGVSVMVGEEDHIRIQTIGPGLCLEERMQEAQRVDEVIDGGLPYAFDGDFGYLTSCPTNLGTALRASVMLHLPALTESGAIREIIAAVGKMGLAVRGLYGEGSQVQGALYQVSNQATMGLAESEIISRVTIVVERIVEQERALRARFKSQRPVRFGDRVWRAWGLLAYARLLPGEETMRLLSDLRWGVAEGELPPVPMARLNDLLRDIQPGVLANAAGRMLDAGARDAARADAVRAALAAVNAKEWKRNDV; encoded by the coding sequence GTGGCGGCTGACAAAAAAAAGGAGGAGGCGCGCCGTGATGTGTACGACGACATCGCGGTGAGCACGCGCATTCGGCTGGCCCGCAACCTCGCCGACATCCCCTTCCCGGGCCGGATGAGCGACGAACAGGCCGAAGAGATTTTGGAGAAAGTCTCCGGCCTGTTCCGGCCGCTGGCCGACGGCGCGCGGTTTCACACGGTGCGCCTGACGAAGGAGAACCGGTTGGAAGCGCGGGTATTGGTCGAAAAACATCTGATCTCCCCCGAATTTGCCGGTTCGGACCGGCCGCACGGCGTGATCCTCTCGGAGGAGCGCGGCGTCAGCGTGATGGTCGGAGAAGAGGACCACATCCGCATCCAGACCATCGGACCCGGGCTCTGTCTGGAGGAGCGCATGCAGGAGGCGCAGCGCGTGGACGAGGTCATCGACGGCGGGCTGCCGTATGCTTTTGACGGGGATTTCGGCTATCTCACCTCCTGCCCGACGAACCTCGGCACCGCCCTGCGCGCCAGTGTGATGCTGCATCTGCCGGCGCTCACGGAGAGCGGCGCGATCCGGGAGATCATCGCGGCCGTCGGCAAGATGGGGCTGGCTGTGCGCGGTCTCTACGGAGAGGGCTCCCAGGTCCAGGGGGCGCTGTACCAGGTGTCGAACCAAGCCACGATGGGCCTTGCCGAATCGGAGATCATCAGCCGTGTGACGATTGTGGTGGAGCGCATTGTCGAGCAGGAGAGGGCCCTGCGGGCTCGGTTTAAGTCCCAGCGGCCGGTGCGGTTTGGGGACAGGGTCTGGCGCGCCTGGGGTCTGCTCGCCTACGCGCGGCTTCTCCCCGGCGAGGAGACGATGCGGCTGTTGTCCGACCTGCGCTGGGGCGTGGCCGAAGGGGAACTGCCCCCGGTACCGATGGCGCGGCTGAACGATTTGCTGCGCGACATCCAGCCCGGTGTGCTGGCGAACGCGGCCGGCCGGATGCTGGACGCCGGTGCGCGCGACGCGGCGCGGGCCGACGCGGTCCGCGCCGCTCTGGCGGCGGTAAATGCAAAGGAGTGGAAACGAAACGATGTATGA
- a CDS encoding ATP-dependent Clp protease ATP-binding subunit, with protein MYENRFTDRAQAAIRLSHQAAAELGHGYVGSEHLLLGLLLEEEGVAAHALRGVEITADAVRKQVIEAVGQGEPNQTPVQGLTPRSKRIIELAFAEAGRMGHSYVGTEHLLLGILHESDSVAARLLTAMGMDIRRVYQDIVGTLGAEPSRQGAGVGPDVGGGRGQSRGRRGETKTLDQFGRDLTDYAREGRLDPIIGRDAEIQRIIQILSRRTKNNPVLIGEPGVGKTAVAEGLAQKIVASEVPENLRDKRVVTLDLSGMVAGTKYRGEFEERIKAAMEEIRRAGNVILFIDEIHTVIGAGAAEGAIDAANILKPALSRGEIQVIGATTLNEYRKHIEKDAAFERRFQPVTVGEPSQEETVAILKGLRDRYEAHHKVKISDAAIEAAVVMSTRYISDRQLPDKAIDVIDEAASRLRLQSLTAPLDLKEREEKVQKLAQEKEEAVHMQDFERAARLRDQEKALRTEIEAERTSWQDAQSRQSGEVGETEVAAVVSGWTGIPVTRLTECESERLLKMEETLHGRVIGQNEAVSAVSRAIRRGRVGLGDPKRPIGSFIFLGPTGVGKTELCRALAEALFGDENAMLRVDMSEFMEKHTVSKLIGSPPGYVGFDEGGQLTEKVRRRPYSVILFDEVEKAHPDVFNILLQILEDGILTDSQGRRVDFKNSIVVMTSNVGARSITERGRMGFATSERETLSTAELRSAVMTDLRRAFRPEFLNRIDEIIVFHQLTREDIRQVAARMIRQVAQRVASLGVTLETDDTALDLLAERGFDPVYGARPLRRAIQSAIEDAVAERMLDGRAKPGDTLRVSAQGGEFSLALAAPVIPPPAPVPAPVI; from the coding sequence ATGTATGAGAATAGATTCACCGATCGGGCGCAGGCCGCGATCCGGCTGTCGCACCAGGCCGCGGCCGAGCTGGGGCATGGCTATGTGGGCAGCGAGCACCTGCTGCTGGGACTTTTGTTAGAGGAGGAGGGCGTGGCGGCCCACGCGCTCCGGGGTGTGGAGATCACGGCGGACGCGGTGCGCAAACAGGTGATAGAAGCCGTGGGCCAGGGAGAGCCCAACCAGACGCCGGTGCAAGGGCTCACGCCCCGGTCCAAGCGGATCATTGAGCTGGCGTTTGCCGAGGCGGGGCGCATGGGACACAGTTATGTGGGCACCGAGCACCTGCTGCTGGGCATCTTGCACGAATCCGACTCCGTTGCCGCGCGGCTGCTGACCGCGATGGGGATGGATATCCGCCGGGTGTATCAGGACATCGTGGGTACGCTGGGCGCGGAGCCGTCCCGCCAGGGCGCCGGCGTCGGCCCCGACGTTGGCGGCGGGCGGGGCCAGTCCCGCGGCCGGCGCGGGGAGACAAAGACGCTCGACCAGTTCGGGCGCGACCTCACCGACTACGCGCGGGAGGGGCGGCTGGACCCGATCATCGGGCGGGACGCCGAGATCCAGCGCATCATCCAGATCCTCTCGCGCCGGACAAAGAACAACCCGGTGCTGATAGGGGAGCCGGGTGTGGGCAAGACGGCCGTCGCCGAGGGGCTGGCGCAGAAGATCGTGGCCAGCGAGGTGCCGGAGAACCTGCGCGACAAGCGCGTCGTGACACTGGATCTTTCTGGCATGGTGGCGGGCACGAAGTACCGCGGCGAATTCGAGGAGCGCATCAAGGCCGCGATGGAGGAGATCCGCCGGGCCGGCAATGTGATCTTGTTCATCGACGAGATCCATACGGTCATTGGCGCCGGCGCCGCCGAGGGCGCAATCGACGCGGCCAATATCTTAAAGCCGGCGCTCTCGCGCGGGGAGATTCAGGTGATCGGCGCGACGACGCTGAACGAGTACCGCAAACACATCGAAAAGGACGCCGCGTTTGAGCGCCGCTTCCAGCCGGTTACGGTGGGTGAGCCCTCCCAGGAGGAGACCGTCGCCATTTTGAAGGGTCTGCGCGACCGCTATGAGGCCCACCACAAGGTGAAGATCTCCGACGCGGCCATCGAGGCGGCGGTTGTAATGTCCACGCGCTACATCTCCGACCGGCAGCTGCCGGACAAGGCCATCGACGTCATCGACGAGGCGGCCAGCCGGCTGCGTTTGCAGAGTCTCACGGCGCCGCTCGACCTCAAGGAGCGCGAGGAGAAGGTGCAGAAGCTGGCGCAGGAAAAAGAGGAGGCCGTCCACATGCAGGACTTCGAGCGGGCCGCGCGTCTGCGCGACCAGGAAAAGGCCCTGCGCACCGAGATTGAGGCCGAACGCACGTCGTGGCAGGACGCGCAGTCCCGGCAGTCCGGCGAGGTGGGCGAGACCGAGGTGGCCGCCGTGGTGTCCGGCTGGACCGGCATTCCGGTCACCCGCCTGACCGAGTGTGAGTCCGAGCGGCTGCTCAAGATGGAGGAGACGCTGCACGGCCGCGTCATCGGGCAAAACGAGGCGGTGAGCGCCGTCTCCCGCGCGATCCGGCGCGGGCGCGTGGGGTTGGGGGACCCGAAGCGGCCGATCGGCTCGTTTATCTTCCTCGGGCCCACCGGCGTGGGCAAGACGGAGCTGTGCCGCGCGCTGGCCGAGGCGCTGTTTGGCGACGAGAACGCGATGTTGCGCGTTGACATGTCGGAGTTTATGGAAAAGCACACGGTGAGCAAGCTGATCGGCTCGCCGCCCGGGTACGTCGGTTTCGACGAGGGCGGTCAGCTCACCGAGAAGGTGCGCCGCCGGCCGTACAGCGTCATCTTGTTCGACGAGGTTGAAAAGGCGCACCCCGACGTGTTCAACATCCTGCTCCAGATTTTGGAGGACGGCATCCTGACGGACAGCCAAGGCCGCCGCGTGGATTTCAAGAACAGCATTGTGGTTATGACTTCCAACGTGGGCGCGCGCAGCATCACGGAGCGCGGGCGGATGGGTTTTGCCACCTCCGAGCGGGAGACCTTGAGTACCGCGGAGCTGCGTTCGGCGGTGATGACCGACCTGCGGCGCGCTTTCAGGCCGGAGTTTTTGAACCGCATCGACGAGATCATCGTGTTCCACCAGCTCACGCGGGAGGACATTCGTCAGGTGGCCGCGCGGATGATCCGCCAGGTGGCGCAGCGTGTGGCGTCCCTCGGCGTCACGCTGGAGACGGACGACACGGCGCTCGATCTGCTGGCCGAGCGGGGTTTCGACCCCGTCTACGGCGCCCGCCCGCTGCGGCGCGCGATCCAATCGGCCATCGAGGACGCCGTGGCGGAGCGCATGCTGGACGGTCGCGCGAAGCCCGGGGACACCCTCCGTGTCAGCGCCCAAGGCGGCGAATTCTCCCTCGCCCTCGCGGCCCCCGTTATCCCGCCCCCTGCCCCGGTGCCGGCGCCCGTCATATAA